One Vicia villosa cultivar HV-30 ecotype Madison, WI linkage group LG5, Vvil1.0, whole genome shotgun sequence genomic window, AAAAAcacatttaaaattatattttaataaacttttattttaaaaaacacgtttaaaataaaatttattgtgTAATCATgtttacaatataatttaaatgtattttttaataaatttatattaaaaaacacatttataatagaaatttactaaaaaaacatttttaaaattatgtttaaatatattttttaataaatttttatttttaaaaatactactaaaataataattcattcaaaaataatttaagtaatattttaaatatgtatgttaataaattatttaactacatttgaaaattaaatttttaaaattatatatttaaatttgtttcaatattattttaaaaataaaattaaatatgtttaaatattattatagtttgtatgattttaaatgtgtttaaatattaaatattattaaaaaataaatattttagtttgattattatttaaaagttattttagattttagtttataaGACTTTTAAATAATGATATTAAAATAATGTGTTcataattaaatgtatatttgtttaaacattcatgCTAAAATGTCTTAAGAATCAtcaataatgaaaaaaaattaatccaTCAAATTAATCTATCttatatataaatccaaggttgtcatgatgacaaccctaacCACGTGTCATCACGATAGCAACTCTTGGTAAAATCCTAATACTCTTATTTACTATTTTGTCcctacaattaaaataaataataataataaatataataaatagtaataataataataataataattataattataatataatattgactcaccattaataaaaataataatataatatttaactaaaagctatttaaaaatcaaacttaaatttgagtttaaaaattatattatatatatatatatatatatatatatatatatatatatatatatatatatatattataatagagaAGAACTAAAAATATAACTACAATTAacatttatatttttcattttaggattaaataatcaattttatatttaattcagtatacaatcaaaataaaaaaaaacggaAAAGAAGAAAAACGGAAAAGTGGATCAGCCCAACctccaaattaaataattaattgaattccCAATTAAATAATGAATTGAAAATCTACAATGAATGATACCatcaattatatatttaatgtCCATAAATTATCATTTTTTAACTATATTTATAAACTTACTCCCGACGTTTCAATTTTaccataaataaaattaaaaaacggcTGTATGAATTAGTTATAAATATACACCTCATGAATATTTCATTTTGTAAGAATGAATTCTCAAAGACAATTATTTCTTAAACTTTTGTAATTTTATTGTGGCATGTGTTTTCTTCAAATACAATAAGACTAAAATATTTGAAGTGAAGACTATGAATACCATTTAAGCATGAGGTACAGGCTATAATACAATAATAATTTTACAATATCATAGAATAAGaattatttgttatatttttttaatatttatttgtatgtTGTTTTTTCTAATATCATAGAATAAGaattatttgttatatttttttaattttatttgtatgttGTTTTTTCTTCACTACAATGGTGATAAtattctattaatattttttatataatttataatatgcTACATTGATTATAgacattttaaatgaataaacatgttattatattaatattattatgaataaaattataCTAATTCTTATATTAATAAAGTTGTACTAATTCTACAATATGTGGCAGTAcaagactaattttaatattaataaaatattcatttaaaattttgtgttattaaattaatagaattatgagtattttaatttttacgataaataaaaaataaccttatataacagaataatattttaattaaatagtttaatatatcataataataaaataaatattaatattataaatttaatttttaaaatatccgTACATCGCACGGGCCAACAATCTAGTTTAATATAAATTCAAAGTTGTCATCATGACCCTAACGCTAAATCCAATTTGGCATCATATTTGAAACCTTCATTCAATGTGAcatcatattaaaattttaaatttttatcactttttttatTCTTCACACCAAATCATTACATTTATCCAATTTTATAccgtaattttattataataataaaataataaagaaggattattatatatatatatatatatatatatatatatatatatatatatatatataattttaaaacataAGTTAAAAAATCGCTTTCttctacatttttttattttattttaataataagtaAAATGACAATCTTAATATAGTTCAAGTTGTCATATTTTTATAATCATAAATTTATATGTTAAAATCatgtatttaaataatttataatagaaaaatataattacagttttaatatatatttatgatttttaaaatataagcTAAACATATTTTTCTTctagaaaatattatttttcttatttacagTATAAATATGATGTCAATCACGtaaaataacaatttttatatagaaaataagaaattatttttcatcattcactCTAGCTCTTTAATTAATGTACCACTAAAATATTAATGGCTAATTTTTTATAAATCACTCAACTATAACTTTTTCAGTTACAAGTCTAGctctttaatattttgtgtaacaATTACAATTGTATAATAACTTcattttaaaaattgatatttgatAGTTGAATATTTTAATACAAttgtaaattatatattaatagacACTTTGTTAACTTAGAAGATAATTgtgttaataatataattatctaTATATGATAGAATCGTAAGTTATATATtgtgaaaatatatatttaataatttaatgctctaataaaatatacattttgtAGACCAAGTTGGTCTTGGATGCTGAGTGGTATTTTGCAGCAGGTAGCCCTCATTCCAAACATTCACAACACCTGGGATAAAGTGTTGCACAACAGTTGGTTTCACATGAAGAAGATTTACAAGGGTCTGATGGATGACAACCTCAGAGTGCCTTGGAGATTCTTGTTCAAGAATAACATTGCGAGACCTCATGCACTTGTCACTTTATGGTTGATATGCCACGGGAAGCTTGCTACTAAGGAACGTCTCAAGAGCGTTTTGGTATCTTACAAGATAGTATGTGCAGTCTTTATTCTGAAGTTGAGGAAACAGTTGACCATTTGTTCTTTGGGTGCCATGTTACCAAGGATATTTGGAAGTCCGTGTTGTATTCGTTAGAAGTGGATCATAATCCTGAGATTTGGTCCCGTGAGAAACTCTGGGCAATTGCTAGCACCAAGAAAAATGGCTGGAAAGCTAGCTTATTGAAATTAGCTCTAGTGGAGTCTGTTCATGGGATTTGGCTTCATAGGAATAGAGTTATTTTTCAACATGATACTATAGTTAATACTAAGGAGGGTATACTtgcactactagaaatacacgtattacctgcggaatttcctgcggaaaatattccgcaggtatacctgcggaattttctggGATTTTCCTAAATAAAAGAAGTTTCCTGCGGATCCAGCATTCGCAGCaaattccgcaggtatacctgcggattttcctgcgaaatatatattttaaacaaaatatctaacaaaaatataaattccgcaggtaatttcgcaggaaaGTTACCTACGGAATTTCCTGCgaatatctattttaataaaacgCAACTGTAacacaaaatccgcaggtaaatccgcagaaaacgttcctgcgaatttacctgcggatttaacatatttcaatattttaatttataaaaaaaaataattattattttttctcttttgttaattatttttatggtatttttttatttagtttaatttttatttttaatcataattttttctattttattaattatttttatggtattttttatttagtttaatttttatttttaatcataattttttctatgttattgattatttttataatgtattttagttaatttttaatcttatttttaatcttaatttttaataaaataaataaatggtatgcaaatttttaataatatgtataatagtttttaaaaaataaaataaaaaaaactatataaaaacaataggtatcaaagttttttaaaaataaaattaaaaaactaaaaaaaaattggaaagaaaTTATATTTGATGAAAACTAAGACTAAAAAACGTTAAGACTCAAAACCTTGTTACTGTTCAAAAACGTAAAACTCAAAAACCTAAACCTCAAAACTCAACGTTCTTCGCGGCAACCTCGCCATAGTCGTAGCCGGTCCATCACCGCATTTTCGCCGGTGTTTTGTTGCCGCAACCTCGCCGGAGCACGATTTCGCCgtcgtcttcttcatcttcacatTTCAACCCAGGTATTCTCTCGACATTAGATACACTTCTTCCTCATTATAGAAATCTTCAGATTGGTCCTCTCTCAAGTTATGGTTTAACCTAAAAATCAATTGAAATCGTGAATGTTATAAGAGTTTCAGTTTCCATAGCTAGGGTTTCAAGTGTTGGAGGGTGTTCGAGGTTTATAGTGTTGAAATCGTCAAATTTAGTTTATAATAGGTAAATTTCGACCTTTGGATTGGATGTTACTGTGAAAAGACAGAATAATTTATCttcaattttgttgttgttatggtCATTTAATAAAGGATTGTGTAATGTGTAGTTATCAAGAACTGAATCTGCATTTGCAGTGTTGCAAGTTCTGTGTTTCGTTGGAGAATGTATGATAGAGGTTTATGATTTCAATGCCTTTCAGGCTTCAGTTCTTCTCATAGTCTCTGCTGTCACAGCTTTTCATTTTGAATTTGGTATTAATACAATTATAACTTTGCTAAGTGTGTGTTTGGTTGCATGGTAGAGGTCATCATAATTGATTTTAGCTCCTACCAAACACTTTAAGTAAAAATATATATCTTTAAAGTGTCAAATAAAGTTGATTTTAATTCTAAACCTCAATTTGACTAGATATGATAAAAAGTGACTTTTGCAACAGGTAAAGAAAGACACAAACTTCCTTATTTTTTAGACAGATTCAACATTCTATCCTATGTAAATTTTTCAGAAAACATGAGATTACAATACTTGTTTGCATCTAACTGAGAACTTGCTCGAGTTTAGCTATTTTACTTCTGAGATTTCCTAACCTGATATTCTGTTTGCACGTCTTCAGTAAACATTTGTTTTTCTGCCGCAAGAAGAAGTGTGGACACAGCAATCAATtgaggccaaagaagaagatcaagTAGATTCTGGTACATATTGTTTTTCTGTTACTGTTTGTTCTAAGATacattttgttgtttcttttcTCATGACTAAAGATTTTGTTTTGCTTAATGTTGAATGTAGTTGGAGTTTATTTTGTTATAATCattttgtcatgacattatattctCTCTGTTTTCATTTTGATTTGTTCCCCTCACACCAATGTTAGCAAAACTTAATATAAACACTATTAGGCTTAATATAAACACTATGAATGATTGTTTATTTGACTCTATAAAATAAAGTTatctttgattcaaaaaaaaagaattgaAGATTCTTTTAATTGATATCTCCATCTCAAATTAGATTTATTTtgtcaattttattatttatcccATTAGAACATTAGTGCTAGTAAATGTAAGAGATACAAGTAGTTAAATTTAAATAGTGTACAGATTTACTATTTGAATAATATAGATAAACTCATCAATTACACTTAATACTTATATGATTGAAATAAGAGATACTATACTAGTAGTTAAATTTAAATAGTGTGCAAAGTTGCTAAATGTATGTAGAAGTTTTTTACTCTTTTAGTGCTCGTTATTAAACTTACCGTTGGAGATATTATTTAGAAGTCAAGTTGAAGATATTATTTAGATTTTCAATTATTTGTACAAAAGAAATTACTCAACCATTTAGTCGGTCATCTAAGAGAGTACTCTCATTTGGCATTATTATGGGAAAGAATCTTTTTGTGAGAGAAGATACTTAGTTTTCTTGGAGATGCTACCACTGCTGATGTGTTGTTATAACTAAGGAAGGTGCATAATCTACATACTATCCATCCATTCATTCATGCACTCATGTACAATGTAAAGCTACTGTTAGTTGACTATCCATGGTAGTTAATAGAAAATCTTCACAATTCAGACCTTCCACATATATGAGTTTCACATTCaacaacttagcatacaactttcAAACATACACCAGAACTCAACGCCCATTTCTTCACCACCTTCCATTGAAACCTCTCTGCAAAGGCAGCGGTAGCATCTCCAAGAAgctagttagtttttttttttttaaaaaaaataaaatgatagtcTAAACCCACCTAGTCAACATCAATCTCGAGCTATCCCTTCTCAACCTCAACCTCATTCTCAACACCCATCTCATTCTCGTCCTCATTCCACCCAATCTCACCCTTTACCAACTCAACCCCAACCCAATCAACCTCATCTCGATCACGGCCTAAACCCACCCAATCTTACACTCAACCTTCTCAACCTCATCCTAGTCAACATCAATCTCGACCTATCCCTTCTCAACCACATCCTAGTCAACATCAATCTCGACCTATCCCTTCTCAACCACATCCTAGTCAACATCAATCTCGAGCTATCCCTTCTCAACCTCAACCTCATTCTCAACATCCATCTCGACCCATCCCTTCTCAAATTATGGTCATTGAAGCCCCATCTTCATCTAGCCATGTTAGTGGAGACACCGTTGGAACTAAAATCCCAATACTTCCGGAAGGTGATGGGTGAGTCTCTTACTCGCATTATTTTCACCACTTTAAGTCAATATTTGTGCTGAAAATGTCTTTTTTTCAGGCTTGATCATCATAAATTGGTAGTTGCAGAAATTTCCCACATCATACGCACTCATTTGAGTGAGGGAAAACCATCATGGAAGAAATTATCATCTAATCAAAGAGATTCTTTCTTTGACTTATTTCAGGTAATCTAAACATTGCCTAAACATTTGAGTTAGGTTAGGATTGATTAATCTCTTAATAAGAAACAGTAGGAAATTAGAAACAGTAGGAAATTAGAAAACTGAACCTTTAAAAAACAATAAGTCATTAGAACCATGAAGTAACAGGGCAAAGATCTTTATTATGACTCAGTTTTAGTATTAACTCTTGATGAtgctaatgatgatgatgaataaaaaGTTTAGTATCTGAGAATTGAGACATGAATGTAAAAGTTTTAGTATTAACCCTTAGGTGGGGACAAATTCAGCATAGAGAAAACTAGACATGTAATAAATTGGTGAATTTAATGTTATGATTGATGAGTGTTTTTAGATTCACCTAATTAAATATGCTAAATCTAATAGGAAACTTTTTTCTGAATATTTCACGTGGAGACATGTAGGTGAGGCTAAAAGGAAGAAGttgatttgtttaataatgagagATTAGAGTGAGTTAATTGATTAGTAGTATAATAGTATTCACTATCAAGTGTGTTAGTTTTGTATTCTTTTATGGTTAAGAGAATATTGTATTCTTTTATGGTTAAGAGaaaatgtaaaaaattatatttaactatACATGGTTTTTTAAATACAGAAAAAGTTTTCATGGCCACCGGAACACAAGGTTACGGTGCGACGTAACTTTGAAAGAAGAGGTGCAGCAAAGATGTCTCAGCTACTACAAGATGTTCGCAAAGACTTGGAGTATAGACCGGGCTGGATGGGAGCTGATGTGTGGCAGCAATTATTGGAACATTGGAATTCGTTAAAGTTTAAAAAAGCATCTGAGACGAATAAAAGAAACCGGTCTTCTATGGATGGCGCATCTCTTCACACTGGAGGGTCTATTCCTCATCGTTTGCATTGGAAAAGAATGgtatatattatatgtttttcATTATGTTTTGAAGTTCATTATGTTTTTCATTACTTCTCTTCTTTTACATATTTAAAATGTATAGTGTATGTAGCTATAGGCTATTATTTCTTTGGTTCACCGTATAGCATCACTATTTTAGAGTGgtgttattttaatttacttcAATTCACTGATTAAACACTAGTGTTGTCAGAATAGTTTGAAGGCCAATATTGTTGGTAAGTTATGTTATACAAACTTAAAATCAACTATTTTGTTTTGCAAATCAAATGATAGTCTAAAATAATTGAGTTGGAGTTCCTACATCTATCTCATGAATAAGgtatgtgtgttttgttgaaagaGGAATTGTCTGCTAGATTGCTAAGGAAGCTACGCTAACTTGATTTGATCAATCCCTGGTATTCTAAGGAATGTATTATTTAAAAGGGTTGAGATTATATGAAGTGAATTTTAACCCTTTTGTGGGAATACTCAACCATAATCTTGGTTGATGTAATATAGACACTACTGGAATTGCAATTTGAAGTACTTTTATTCAAGATAATATTTTAACATCATGGTGTGTTTagtttctttttgaaaaagatggtACATAAACATCCCAGTCAGCTTTTTCAAAAGTTCTGTAATGAAATCCTTTAACTTATTTGTGTCTCATTACTGTGTTCCATATTGTTCAAACTATGCAAGCAAATCTAGATCAGTATATACCATTTGGCTGTGGAGCAGATTAGTCAAGCTTATGTATTCTTGTTTGCTATTTTCTGGCAGCATTGTGCTATTTCTTAAAAACCAGTCTGCCATTTGTATTTGACTCAAAtcttttgaagaatgttttaCTTCATTAGTTTCATAATGTTTTACTTCAAATGTTTAATCTTTTGAAGAATGTCCAGTGCTGTCAATGTTAATAATACGATTTTCTTAATTTGTAGAGAAAGGAAAAGGGTGCAGATCCATCATTGACCGAGTTCTATTTTCGCACACATCGGAAAAAGGATCAAAGTTGGGTTGGAGTTCATGCTGAATCTGCATATGTAAGTATTTCGGGAAGTGttaatttgattgaatttcaAATCTGCACACAAGTCTTTTggaaaatatcacttttattgaatttaatttcgtactattttttcaattttcttttaggATAAATTTGAACAGAAAAAGTTGGAGATTTCTTCTCAGAATCCAACTATTCCAGGAGAGGACGAAGCTGATAGTCAACCAACTAATGAAATGCCACCTGATTTGGATATATGGGTAGAGTCGGTTGGAAAGAAGAAAGGGAATAGGGTATTTGGTCTTGGAACCGCATCTAAGACTTTGGTTTCTGTATCAAAGAAACCCTCAAGTCTTTCAAGTGACTCTCAAGAGGTTGATGTTTTGAGAAGTCAAGTCCATGCCTTAAATGCATCGTTGCAAAGACAAGAACAAGAGAAGATGGTGATGAGGCAACAATTGCATCGACAAGAAGAAAAGATGGCcgaagcaaataataaaatttcatttttaatgaatCATTTAGGATTTGTTGGGTCTTCTTCTCATCCACCACAACCCACTAATGAAAGTGATCACGCAAATGAAGATGTCGTCGATGAAACAGATGAAGAAGACCttagtaatgaattttgatttgtacttttttttcattttgacttagtttTTGGATTGTATTATCTTTTTAACTTGTCAAACAAATGATTAGTAAGAACTTGATTTTTTGAATCATTTTTAGTAATGACTATGTAAGTACTTCTTACCAATTATGTTCTATGAATTCAAGTTTAGtttaaattgaaaattatagttttattttatattataggtaaatatatataatggttcaaaagcttattaaaataaaaaaattatttaatttcagaaagaaatttcctgcggatttacctgcggatagaCATTTCCTgcaaatttacctgcggatttacctgcgaactgtttcctgcggatttagctgcggaattacctgcggaattacctgcgaaacgtattacccacgaaggttttagctggggacataaatccgcaggaaaatccgcaggaaacacgtttcctgcggaaatttaacacaaatccgcaggtaattccgcaggaaatacgtgtatttctagtagtgttgaAAAAATTGTGTATAAGTGTTGGATGTCTAAGAGGATTATGCCCCCATATAGCttggggtggcaaaacgggtcattGTCCGCCGGGCCGACCCGTGCACCcgtcaaaaaatggcgggttgggttgacaTCTTAGGTCCGCCGTCCCGTCCCGTggacccgccaaaaaatggcggattGGGTTGACATTTTAGGCCCGCCATCCGCCATAACCCGCCccaccaaaacccgccgcccgccatagtgCGTCCCGCCAAAATCTGTCGCCCCGTTAAAATTCGCTATTTGTTAagttaattctaataattctaattcttgatagttttattatatacatttatttgtgaatatatgcaatatttttaagtaaaatttgttaaaaaatgctttataaaaatctgttctaaaaactatgtgaaaatctaattaaaatgtaaaaaaattatttaaaaaagaaaaataataaataaaaaaaatagacgggcaagcccgccgcccaCCAACCCGCCACTTTGGCGGGGTAGGCTAGGTTTTTTTGCCCATTTCAATTTGCGGGCCTGCCCGtcccgtttttttttttttgcgggcATATGACGGGGCCGACCGCCCGCTTTGCCACCCTACATATAGCAGCCTATATGGTTTAGCCctccttttgtttttgttttttggctGGATCGGTAGCGATAGCCTTGTTCTTCCCgtgtttttgaattaatatatatccATTTGATTCAAAATTgcatatttctctttttttttaataaaaaatttgtattaaaatatatatttacttaataatttaatattgtaATACAATTggaaatctctcttttttcctatCCATTCCTCTAACTCTCTATTTAttgtaaattaaaattttaatgtgataaaaaaatttaattgattataaattaataaattataattcttTCAGTTACAATTCGATCAATTAAAAGTAATGTAATTAAAATTATCATATTAAcgtaataatttattaaaaatatttaagtatTTTATTGATTATTTCTATCAATTTAATACATGTAAATTTCTCCATGTAAGAaacttttttataatatttaatatgtaataaatatctaaaataaattttataaatattcataaTTTGCAATACTAATAggaagtattattattattattattaatattattattattattgttagtgTTATTATTAtggcttaaatgcagttttggCTCCCATATTTCAATGGTTTGATCTTGGTACTCCAAGTTttgtaattgtttgattttggtctcccgagtttcaattgcttgattttgatccctaAAGTGTGTCCccttttgcatttgatagtcccctaatgacatgtagactaaatttttcttttttttttattgcgttttctcttttcttattattttaaaaaatttcttctctacaattttatttttctttttaatagttaaactttgaatgtaatatttataaaatcttaaatatttcattcaacttaaAATATACAGACAAACATGCAATATcccttataaaaaattaaaatactataTGACTAATAGGATAGTTAGACTTTAGGACTTTATGCCTAACTTTCAGGGAGTTATTGGCCAAAgagtttgttattttaattagatagtggtctattttattttattaaaataatgtcATTACACataagttgaatgaaatatttaagttttttaaatattacattcaacatttatatgctaaaaagagaaaaaaagtaaaattatagagaagaaaacttaaaaaaagaaaagaaaagagaaaaaaaacaaaaatttagtcTACATGTTATTAAGAGACTATCAAATacaaaataagacaaattttaggGGCCAAAATTAAACAATTGAAATACGGagaccaaaatcaagcaattcaAAAATTTGGGGGGTCAAAACTGTATTTaagtctattattattattttaatataaagatAAGAATAACTATactgttattttttaaatacaaatatttaaaactaaTGTTAATAACCATTATTACTCTTTATTACAcaatttattatatttctttttctattcCTTAACTATATTATCACTCAATACaaataatactaattaataaccgtttataattattaaaattataagttACAATTTTTAATAAGAGTTATTGTCCTATTAATAATTATGAtcacatatataaatacatacttgGTGCATGG contains:
- the LOC131605272 gene encoding uncharacterized protein LOC131605272, giving the protein MVIEAPSSSSHVSGDTVGTKIPILPEGDGFFRLDHHKLVVAEISHIIRTHLSEGKPSWKKLSSNQRDSFFDLFQKKFSWPPEHKVTVRRNFERRGAAKMSQLLQDVRKDLEYRPGWMGADVWQQLLEHWNSLKFKKASETNKRNRSSMDGASLHTGGSIPHRLHWKRMRKEKGADPSLTEFYFRTHRKKDQSWVGVHAESAYDKFEQKKLEISSQNPTIPGEDEADSQPTNEMPPDLDIWVESVGKKKGNRVFGLGTASKTLVSVSKKPSSLSSDSQEVDVLRSQVHALNASLQRQEQEKMVMRQQLHRQEEKMAEANNKISFLMNHLGFVGSSSHPPQPTNESDHANEDVVDETDEEDLSNEF